A window of the Actinobacillus genomosp. 1 genome harbors these coding sequences:
- the mraY gene encoding phospho-N-acetylmuramoyl-pentapeptide-transferase, with protein sequence MLVWLAEYLVQYNTAFNVVSYITFRAIMALLTAMGIGLWIGPEVIRRLQLLKFGQEVRNDGPESHFKKRGTPTMGGIMILIAIGVSTLLWADLRNSYVWFVLFVLFGYGAVGFVDDYWKIKRKNTDGLIARWKYFWLSVIALIAVFGIYAVGKDTTATQLVVPFFKDFMPQLGIFFIILSYFVIVGTSNAVNLTDGLDGLAIVPTIMVASAFALIAWATGNFNFAQYLHIPFVPNAGELVILCTAIVGAGLGFLWYNTYPAQVFMGDVGSLSLGGALGTIAVLVRQELLLVIMGGVFVVEALSVILQVGSYKLRQKRIFRMAPIHHHFELKGWPEPRVIVRFWIITLMLVLVGLVTLKLR encoded by the coding sequence ATGTTAGTTTGGCTTGCTGAGTATTTAGTTCAATACAATACAGCATTTAACGTTGTATCTTATATTACTTTCCGTGCAATTATGGCATTGCTTACCGCAATGGGTATCGGTTTATGGATTGGCCCTGAAGTGATTCGTCGCTTACAGCTTTTAAAATTCGGTCAAGAAGTGCGTAATGATGGTCCGGAAAGCCACTTCAAAAAACGTGGTACGCCGACCATGGGCGGTATTATGATTTTAATCGCTATCGGTGTGAGTACCTTACTTTGGGCGGATTTACGTAACAGCTATGTTTGGTTTGTGCTGTTCGTGTTATTCGGCTACGGTGCGGTCGGTTTTGTTGATGACTATTGGAAAATCAAACGTAAAAATACCGATGGTTTAATTGCACGTTGGAAATATTTCTGGCTGTCGGTGATTGCGCTGATTGCGGTATTCGGTATTTATGCGGTCGGTAAAGATACGACGGCAACTCAATTAGTGGTACCGTTCTTTAAAGACTTTATGCCGCAGCTTGGTATTTTCTTTATCATTCTGTCTTATTTTGTAATTGTCGGCACTTCAAACGCAGTAAACCTCACGGACGGTTTAGATGGTTTAGCGATTGTACCGACTATTATGGTGGCATCGGCTTTTGCACTCATTGCATGGGCGACCGGTAACTTTAATTTTGCGCAATATTTACATATTCCGTTTGTACCGAATGCCGGTGAATTAGTGATTCTATGTACGGCAATTGTTGGCGCAGGTTTAGGTTTCTTATGGTACAACACCTACCCGGCACAAGTATTTATGGGCGATGTTGGCTCACTTTCATTAGGCGGTGCATTAGGCACGATAGCGGTATTGGTTCGCCAAGAATTATTACTCGTGATTATGGGCGGTGTATTCGTGGTGGAAGCACTTTCGGTAATTTTACAAGTCGGCTCATACAAACTTCGCCAAAAACGTATTTTCCGTATGGCGCCGATTCATCATCACTTCGAATTAAAAGGTTGGCCGGAGCCTCGTGTTATCGTGCGATTCTGGATCATTACCTTGATGCTTGTATTAGTTGGCTTAGTCACATTAAAACTTCGTTAA